A genomic segment from Chanos chanos chromosome 2, fChaCha1.1, whole genome shotgun sequence encodes:
- the LOC115805171 gene encoding protocadherin alpha-C2-like isoform X1 has translation MNEFASANAWARYVFVCLLFTDILNVSFAVIHYSITEEMEEGSIVANLATDLGLDVKSLTNRRMRLDVIANKKYLDVNMDTGDLYISERIDRENLCPFKMSTSNCFLKLDAAIENPARMFNIELEIVDINDNAPHFRRDTMHLDISESTPTGERFSLNNAVDPDFGSNSVETYYLSESEHFTIEIQTGRDGSKFADLILKKALDREEQAVHNLILTAVDGGVPARSGIANITVRVLDTNDNAPQFDKESYTISLSENSPIGSLVAKLNATDSDEGSNAEILYLFSLYTSEKTQATFSLNEDNGEITVKETINYEDFRIYDMEIIAKDKGSNSLSGHCKVTVLVTDMNDNHPEVSVKSFQSLVTEAVAVNTVIAVVCVSDKDSGENGHVDVHVSDQLPFALRESLDGHYELVVSESLDREKVPEYEITITVTDRGSPQLSNNETIVLELLDVNDNVPQFSQSFYTIPVMENNAPGALLSSLTALDPDLHENQYLVYFIIEKEIVNTSMSMLFSINPENGNLYALKTFDYEIEKEFLFHIEARDCGVPPLGSNATVHVIIMDQNDHAPLIVSPWRAHGFVVEEKIPRSTDKGTLIAKVIAIDTDSAQNSQITYQFLQNTDTTLFTLDQYNGEIRTMRMFSYRDAHHQRLVVIAKDNGEPSLSATVTINLSIVETALKAYSDMSEMPLEHEVFSDLNLYLVIGLGSVSFLLLITILVTIVLKCQKPKPSKAPSTCRNSVISESNSTSADSTLVSNNTYWHSLFLAKTRKGKMVVRQPVPKGATYIVSSIPRSTGLTDTSDSTASTLQASTTTSSSSS, from the coding sequence ATGAACGAATTTGCAAGCGCAAACGCATGGGCAAGGTATGTGTTCGTCTGTCTTCTTTTCACTGACATCTTAAATGTATCATTTGCTGTTATTCACTATTCTATTACGGAGGAGATGGAAGAGGGGTCGATTGTTGCGAATCTAGCCACTGATTTAGGTCTAGATGTTAAATCACTGACAAACCGCAGAATGCGTTTGGATGTCATAGCCAACAAGAAATATCTAGACGTTAACATGGATACAGGAGACCTGTACATTTCAGAGAGAATTGATCGTGAAAATCTTTGTCCTTTTAAGATGAGTACATCTAATTGTTTCCTTAAACTTGATGCAGCAATTGAAAACCCGGCACGGATGTTTAACATAGAACTGGAGATTGTCGATATCAATGATAATGCGCCACATTTCCGCAGGGATACAATGCACTTGGACATATCGGAATCTACTCCGACTGGCGAACGGTTTTCTCTCAACAATGCAGTAGACCCAGATTTTGGATCCAACTCAGTAGAAACCTACTATCTCAGTGAAAGTGAACACTTCACCATTGAAATACAGACAGGTAGAGACGGTTCTAAATTTGCAGATTTGATTCTGAAAAAGGCTTTAGACCGCGAGGAACAGGCTGTTCATAATCTCATACTTACAGCAGTAGATGGAGGTGTCCCTGCGCGCTCAGGTATTGCCAACATCACTGTCCGCGTGTTAGATACAAACGATAACGCCCCTCAGTTTGACAAAGAAAGCTACACCATAAGTTTATCCGAAAATTCGCCCATCGGAAGTCTTGTAGCTAAATTAAATGCAACAGATTCAGACGAGGGCTCAAATGCAGagatattatatttatttagtCTGTATACCTCTGAAAAAACACAAGCCACGTTCAGTTTAAATGAAGATAATGGAGAAATAACGGTAAAGGAAACAATAAATTATGAAGATTTTCGAATATATGATATGGAGATAATAGCAAAAGATAAAGGGTCTAATTCTTTATCTGGACATTGTAAAGTAACTGTCTTAGTGACAGATATGAATGACAATCATCCTGAGGTATCAGTTAAGTCATTTCAAAGCCTAGTGACAGAGGCTGTAGCTGTAAATACAGTAATTGCggttgtttgtgtgagtgataaAGATTCAGGAGAAAATGGCCACGTTGATGTTCATGTTTCTGATCAGCTACCTTTTGCACTAAGAGAGTCTTTGGACGGCCATTACGAGCTAGTAGTTTCAGAATCTTTGGATAGAGAGAAAGTCCCAGAATACGAAATCACTATTACTGTTACAGACAGAGGTTCCCCACAGTTATCAAATAATGAAACAATCGTTTTAGAACTATTAGACGTAAACGACAACGTGCCTCAGTTCTCTCAGTCCTTTTACACTATACCTGTGATGGAGAATAACGCACCAGGGGCGTTACTGAGTTCACTCACTGCTTTAGACCCTGACCTTCATGAAAATCAATATCTAGTTTATTTTATCATTGAAAAGGAAATAGTGAACACTTCCATGTCCATGCTATTCTCTATTAATCCGGAGAACGGTAACCTTTACGCGTTAAAGACGTTTGATTATGAAATAGAGAAGGAATTCCTTTTCCATATTGAAGCTAGAGACTGTGGCGTTCCTCCACTCGGCAGTAATGCGACCGTTCACGTTATCATTATGGACCAGAACGACCACGCACCACTTATAGTGTCTCCTTGGCGTGCGCATGGCTTCGTGGTGGAAGAAAAGATCCCTAGGTCAACCGACAAAGGAACTCTGATAGCCAAGGTGATAGCCATCGACACGGACTCGGCGCAGAACTCCCAGATTACCTACCAGTTTCTTCAGAACACAGACACTACGTTATTCACTCTGGACCAATACAACGGGGAGATCCGTACCATGAGAATGTTCAGTTACAGAGACGCACATCACCAGCGGTTGGTGGTGATTGCCAAGGACAACGGAGAACCTTCACTGTCTGCTACGGTCACTATCAATCTATCCATAGTGGAGACTGCTCTTAAAGCCTATTCAGACATGTCGGAGATGCCTTTAGAGCATGAAGTCTTTTCAGATTTGAACCTGTATTTGGTGATTGGATTGGGCTCGGTATCATTTCTGTTACTTATCACCATACTGGTCACCATTGTACTGAAGTGTCAAAAACCAAAGCCCAGCAAAGCTCCCTCTACCTGTAGAAACAGTGTCATCAGTGAGAGTAACTCTACCAGTGCGGATTCCACTCTGGTCTCAAACAACACATACTGGCACAGCTTATTTCTGGCAAAGACAAGAAAAGGCAAGATGGTAGTAAGACAGCCTGTGCCAAAGGGGGCGACGTACATTGTGTCCAGCATCCCTAGGAGCACAGGCCTGACTGACACTAGTGATTCAACTGCTTCCACATTACag
- the LOC115805171 gene encoding protocadherin alpha-C2-like isoform X2, producing MNEFASANAWARYVFVCLLFTDILNVSFAVIHYSITEEMEEGSIVANLATDLGLDVKSLTNRRMRLDVIANKKYLDVNMDTGDLYISERIDRENLCPFKMSTSNCFLKLDAAIENPARMFNIELEIVDINDNAPHFRRDTMHLDISESTPTGERFSLNNAVDPDFGSNSVETYYLSESEHFTIEIQTGRDGSKFADLILKKALDREEQAVHNLILTAVDGGVPARSGIANITVRVLDTNDNAPQFDKESYTISLSENSPIGSLVAKLNATDSDEGSNAEILYLFSLYTSEKTQATFSLNEDNGEITVKETINYEDFRIYDMEIIAKDKGSNSLSGHCKVTVLVTDMNDNHPEVSVKSFQSLVTEAVAVNTVIAVVCVSDKDSGENGHVDVHVSDQLPFALRESLDGHYELVVSESLDREKVPEYEITITVTDRGSPQLSNNETIVLELLDVNDNVPQFSQSFYTIPVMENNAPGALLSSLTALDPDLHENQYLVYFIIEKEIVNTSMSMLFSINPENGNLYALKTFDYEIEKEFLFHIEARDCGVPPLGSNATVHVIIMDQNDHAPLIVSPWRAHGFVVEEKIPRSTDKGTLIAKVIAIDTDSAQNSQITYQFLQNTDTTLFTLDQYNGEIRTMRMFSYRDAHHQRLVVIAKDNGEPSLSATVTINLSIVETALKAYSDMSEMPLEHEVFSDLNLYLVIGLGSVSFLLLITILVTIVLKCQKPKPSKAPSTCRNSVISESNSTSADSTLVSNNTYWHSLFLAKTRKGKMVVRQPVPKGATYIVSSIPRSTGLTDTSDSTASTLQYSK from the coding sequence ATGAACGAATTTGCAAGCGCAAACGCATGGGCAAGGTATGTGTTCGTCTGTCTTCTTTTCACTGACATCTTAAATGTATCATTTGCTGTTATTCACTATTCTATTACGGAGGAGATGGAAGAGGGGTCGATTGTTGCGAATCTAGCCACTGATTTAGGTCTAGATGTTAAATCACTGACAAACCGCAGAATGCGTTTGGATGTCATAGCCAACAAGAAATATCTAGACGTTAACATGGATACAGGAGACCTGTACATTTCAGAGAGAATTGATCGTGAAAATCTTTGTCCTTTTAAGATGAGTACATCTAATTGTTTCCTTAAACTTGATGCAGCAATTGAAAACCCGGCACGGATGTTTAACATAGAACTGGAGATTGTCGATATCAATGATAATGCGCCACATTTCCGCAGGGATACAATGCACTTGGACATATCGGAATCTACTCCGACTGGCGAACGGTTTTCTCTCAACAATGCAGTAGACCCAGATTTTGGATCCAACTCAGTAGAAACCTACTATCTCAGTGAAAGTGAACACTTCACCATTGAAATACAGACAGGTAGAGACGGTTCTAAATTTGCAGATTTGATTCTGAAAAAGGCTTTAGACCGCGAGGAACAGGCTGTTCATAATCTCATACTTACAGCAGTAGATGGAGGTGTCCCTGCGCGCTCAGGTATTGCCAACATCACTGTCCGCGTGTTAGATACAAACGATAACGCCCCTCAGTTTGACAAAGAAAGCTACACCATAAGTTTATCCGAAAATTCGCCCATCGGAAGTCTTGTAGCTAAATTAAATGCAACAGATTCAGACGAGGGCTCAAATGCAGagatattatatttatttagtCTGTATACCTCTGAAAAAACACAAGCCACGTTCAGTTTAAATGAAGATAATGGAGAAATAACGGTAAAGGAAACAATAAATTATGAAGATTTTCGAATATATGATATGGAGATAATAGCAAAAGATAAAGGGTCTAATTCTTTATCTGGACATTGTAAAGTAACTGTCTTAGTGACAGATATGAATGACAATCATCCTGAGGTATCAGTTAAGTCATTTCAAAGCCTAGTGACAGAGGCTGTAGCTGTAAATACAGTAATTGCggttgtttgtgtgagtgataaAGATTCAGGAGAAAATGGCCACGTTGATGTTCATGTTTCTGATCAGCTACCTTTTGCACTAAGAGAGTCTTTGGACGGCCATTACGAGCTAGTAGTTTCAGAATCTTTGGATAGAGAGAAAGTCCCAGAATACGAAATCACTATTACTGTTACAGACAGAGGTTCCCCACAGTTATCAAATAATGAAACAATCGTTTTAGAACTATTAGACGTAAACGACAACGTGCCTCAGTTCTCTCAGTCCTTTTACACTATACCTGTGATGGAGAATAACGCACCAGGGGCGTTACTGAGTTCACTCACTGCTTTAGACCCTGACCTTCATGAAAATCAATATCTAGTTTATTTTATCATTGAAAAGGAAATAGTGAACACTTCCATGTCCATGCTATTCTCTATTAATCCGGAGAACGGTAACCTTTACGCGTTAAAGACGTTTGATTATGAAATAGAGAAGGAATTCCTTTTCCATATTGAAGCTAGAGACTGTGGCGTTCCTCCACTCGGCAGTAATGCGACCGTTCACGTTATCATTATGGACCAGAACGACCACGCACCACTTATAGTGTCTCCTTGGCGTGCGCATGGCTTCGTGGTGGAAGAAAAGATCCCTAGGTCAACCGACAAAGGAACTCTGATAGCCAAGGTGATAGCCATCGACACGGACTCGGCGCAGAACTCCCAGATTACCTACCAGTTTCTTCAGAACACAGACACTACGTTATTCACTCTGGACCAATACAACGGGGAGATCCGTACCATGAGAATGTTCAGTTACAGAGACGCACATCACCAGCGGTTGGTGGTGATTGCCAAGGACAACGGAGAACCTTCACTGTCTGCTACGGTCACTATCAATCTATCCATAGTGGAGACTGCTCTTAAAGCCTATTCAGACATGTCGGAGATGCCTTTAGAGCATGAAGTCTTTTCAGATTTGAACCTGTATTTGGTGATTGGATTGGGCTCGGTATCATTTCTGTTACTTATCACCATACTGGTCACCATTGTACTGAAGTGTCAAAAACCAAAGCCCAGCAAAGCTCCCTCTACCTGTAGAAACAGTGTCATCAGTGAGAGTAACTCTACCAGTGCGGATTCCACTCTGGTCTCAAACAACACATACTGGCACAGCTTATTTCTGGCAAAGACAAGAAAAGGCAAGATGGTAGTAAGACAGCCTGTGCCAAAGGGGGCGACGTACATTGTGTCCAGCATCCCTAGGAGCACAGGCCTGACTGACACTAGTGATTCAACTGCTTCCACATTACag
- the LOC115805171 gene encoding protocadherin alpha-C2-like isoform X3, with protein MNEFASANAWARDTMHLDISESTPTGERFSLNNAVDPDFGSNSVETYYLSESEHFTIEIQTGRDGSKFADLILKKALDREEQAVHNLILTAVDGGVPARSGIANITVRVLDTNDNAPQFDKESYTISLSENSPIGSLVAKLNATDSDEGSNAEILYLFSLYTSEKTQATFSLNEDNGEITVKETINYEDFRIYDMEIIAKDKGSNSLSGHCKVTVLVTDMNDNHPEVSVKSFQSLVTEAVAVNTVIAVVCVSDKDSGENGHVDVHVSDQLPFALRESLDGHYELVVSESLDREKVPEYEITITVTDRGSPQLSNNETIVLELLDVNDNVPQFSQSFYTIPVMENNAPGALLSSLTALDPDLHENQYLVYFIIEKEIVNTSMSMLFSINPENGNLYALKTFDYEIEKEFLFHIEARDCGVPPLGSNATVHVIIMDQNDHAPLIVSPWRAHGFVVEEKIPRSTDKGTLIAKVIAIDTDSAQNSQITYQFLQNTDTTLFTLDQYNGEIRTMRMFSYRDAHHQRLVVIAKDNGEPSLSATVTINLSIVETALKAYSDMSEMPLEHEVFSDLNLYLVIGLGSVSFLLLITILVTIVLKCQKPKPSKAPSTCRNSVISESNSTSADSTLVSNNTYWHSLFLAKTRKGKMVVRQPVPKGATYIVSSIPRSTGLTDTSDSTASTLQASTTTSSSSS; from the exons ATGAACGAATTTGCAAGCGCAAACGCATGGGCAAG GGATACAATGCACTTGGACATATCGGAATCTACTCCGACTGGCGAACGGTTTTCTCTCAACAATGCAGTAGACCCAGATTTTGGATCCAACTCAGTAGAAACCTACTATCTCAGTGAAAGTGAACACTTCACCATTGAAATACAGACAGGTAGAGACGGTTCTAAATTTGCAGATTTGATTCTGAAAAAGGCTTTAGACCGCGAGGAACAGGCTGTTCATAATCTCATACTTACAGCAGTAGATGGAGGTGTCCCTGCGCGCTCAGGTATTGCCAACATCACTGTCCGCGTGTTAGATACAAACGATAACGCCCCTCAGTTTGACAAAGAAAGCTACACCATAAGTTTATCCGAAAATTCGCCCATCGGAAGTCTTGTAGCTAAATTAAATGCAACAGATTCAGACGAGGGCTCAAATGCAGagatattatatttatttagtCTGTATACCTCTGAAAAAACACAAGCCACGTTCAGTTTAAATGAAGATAATGGAGAAATAACGGTAAAGGAAACAATAAATTATGAAGATTTTCGAATATATGATATGGAGATAATAGCAAAAGATAAAGGGTCTAATTCTTTATCTGGACATTGTAAAGTAACTGTCTTAGTGACAGATATGAATGACAATCATCCTGAGGTATCAGTTAAGTCATTTCAAAGCCTAGTGACAGAGGCTGTAGCTGTAAATACAGTAATTGCggttgtttgtgtgagtgataaAGATTCAGGAGAAAATGGCCACGTTGATGTTCATGTTTCTGATCAGCTACCTTTTGCACTAAGAGAGTCTTTGGACGGCCATTACGAGCTAGTAGTTTCAGAATCTTTGGATAGAGAGAAAGTCCCAGAATACGAAATCACTATTACTGTTACAGACAGAGGTTCCCCACAGTTATCAAATAATGAAACAATCGTTTTAGAACTATTAGACGTAAACGACAACGTGCCTCAGTTCTCTCAGTCCTTTTACACTATACCTGTGATGGAGAATAACGCACCAGGGGCGTTACTGAGTTCACTCACTGCTTTAGACCCTGACCTTCATGAAAATCAATATCTAGTTTATTTTATCATTGAAAAGGAAATAGTGAACACTTCCATGTCCATGCTATTCTCTATTAATCCGGAGAACGGTAACCTTTACGCGTTAAAGACGTTTGATTATGAAATAGAGAAGGAATTCCTTTTCCATATTGAAGCTAGAGACTGTGGCGTTCCTCCACTCGGCAGTAATGCGACCGTTCACGTTATCATTATGGACCAGAACGACCACGCACCACTTATAGTGTCTCCTTGGCGTGCGCATGGCTTCGTGGTGGAAGAAAAGATCCCTAGGTCAACCGACAAAGGAACTCTGATAGCCAAGGTGATAGCCATCGACACGGACTCGGCGCAGAACTCCCAGATTACCTACCAGTTTCTTCAGAACACAGACACTACGTTATTCACTCTGGACCAATACAACGGGGAGATCCGTACCATGAGAATGTTCAGTTACAGAGACGCACATCACCAGCGGTTGGTGGTGATTGCCAAGGACAACGGAGAACCTTCACTGTCTGCTACGGTCACTATCAATCTATCCATAGTGGAGACTGCTCTTAAAGCCTATTCAGACATGTCGGAGATGCCTTTAGAGCATGAAGTCTTTTCAGATTTGAACCTGTATTTGGTGATTGGATTGGGCTCGGTATCATTTCTGTTACTTATCACCATACTGGTCACCATTGTACTGAAGTGTCAAAAACCAAAGCCCAGCAAAGCTCCCTCTACCTGTAGAAACAGTGTCATCAGTGAGAGTAACTCTACCAGTGCGGATTCCACTCTGGTCTCAAACAACACATACTGGCACAGCTTATTTCTGGCAAAGACAAGAAAAGGCAAGATGGTAGTAAGACAGCCTGTGCCAAAGGGGGCGACGTACATTGTGTCCAGCATCCCTAGGAGCACAGGCCTGACTGACACTAGTGATTCAACTGCTTCCACATTACag